The genomic window GCCGGCATTTGCAATGACCAAATTCCCTTTCTTCCCTTCTATCTCACCGAGCGTCCGGTACAGCACCCTGATCCCGGCGCTGCTCATATATTCGAGGCCGTGGATATCCAGAAGGAGGAATCGGACGCCCCTCTCCAGGAGGGTCGCACACCATTGGTCGAGCTGGGGGGACGTAAGTGCGTCCAGCCGCCCCCTCACAGTGAGAATTACCACATCTCCCTTGGTATATTCCGTAATCTCCATGTCCCTCCCTTTACTGCCGACTCCGTCAGGCCATTGCCCTTAACACATGTGCCTCTCCACATTATCTCAGTTTGTCTCCCCTTCGTCCACGGTTTTTTATAACGCGAATTATGTGGCAGGACCGAGAAACCTGACGGAAAGGATGGTGATATCGTCCGATTGGACGGCGCCCGCGGCATGACGTCTGAGCGCAGCAAGTACGTGCATAATGTGCTCCCGGGGAGATGTCGCTCCGCCCCCTTCCAGGGCAAATGCCAGGCCCTCCTCTCCGAAAAGAGCCCCCTCGGGATCCATGGCTTCCGTCACGCCGTCCGTATAAGCGAAACATAACCCACCCCGGGGCAGAACAAGAAATTCGTCGCAAAAGGAGGCGGCGGGCCTTACGCCGAGCGGCCTCCCGGGCCTCACGTCCACCCTGGTAGCTGTTCCCGCGGCATTTATCAAATAGGGCGGGTTATGACCTGCGTTGGAGTAGCGGAGCTCTCCGGTCTCCATATCAAGGACAGCGAGGAAGACAGTGATAAACATGACCTGATCGTTTTCCCGGCATAGCTCCACATTCGCTTTCGAGAGGATTTCCGAAGGAGATTGAACGCCCTGTCCCCCTGCGGCAAGCAATCTTATTGCGGTTTTTCCACGGGCCATACATAATGCGGCGGGGACCCCCTTCCCTGAGACGTCACCTATGACTATCCAGAGGTGCCGTGAACCGGTAAAGAAGAAATCATAGAAATCTCCCCCCACCTCTTTTGCCGGCTCAAGATGGGCGGCCAACTCGAAGTCGTGACGCGCGAGCTCAGGAGGATGAGGGACCATACTCATTTGAATGTCATGGGCGATTTTAAGCTCACTTTCGATCTTCTCTTTCGCAGCCGTGGCCTCCTTAAGCTTCTCTATATGTGAAGTGAGCGACCCTGTCATGAAGGCGAGCGCTTTCGCGAGCCGTGAAACCTCATCCTTTGATTTCATGGCAATCGCCTTGATCCTGGCGCCCGCCTCATGGATGTCGGTGAAATCCGTATAAGAGAGTTGTCGCGCATAGAAGGCGAGGAGATTGAGACTTCCCGTCATTCTCTTTACCAGGAAAAGGGTCGTAATACAGCTTGCAATAAGGACCGGTCACGGTGAAAACTATCTGCCATCCCACCAAGACCCTGGCGGGGCGGTCAATCTCGTCCCTGTACACGGAGGCGGCCACATACCAGTCAAGGGGAGGGAAATAATCGACATAGGCTTCCTTGAGGAAACGGAAATCGCCCTCATGCCCCGAGGGTTTGTCCCAAAGGTATATCAAAGGCAATCCCGGGTTTTTTGAAGCCTTTATAAGCTCATCATAATGGAGGATCACCCGGGCAGGGTCATTTACCTGTGCCGCCTCCTTGCCTTTGAGGGCAGGGTGGAGGAGCATCTTCTTTTGACCGTTAAAGAGGAAGAAATAGCCGGTCTGCCCGATACGCATTCTGCCCATGGTCTCTTCGAGGCCTTTCACGACCCTTTCGATCTTCATGTTCATATCACGTGTAATGTCATCGATGTACACACCGGTGCCCACCACCCAATTCCATTTTTTATAAAGCTCGACATAACTCAGCTTCTCCGCCGGCTCTTTTTCTCCCAACCGTATATACCAGAATGAGTCAAATCCGCTCCCTTTGGTGAGAGCGGTCCGGATGATGTCCCGTACCGCGTACTTTCCCTTCACGTCCCGAAACAGGGAAAGGTCCTTTCCGTAGAGTGCCGGATCAGGGTGAGAGATATTCATCCCCTTCAGATCATAGACAAAAAAATAGTCGTTGTTTCCGAATTTAAAATTTCGAAGAGATTCGGCGGCTAATCTCTTCGCCTCCCCCTCCGTGAGCGATCCCGCCCGGTAAAGGGCATAATATCCATCGATATGCGTCAGGGCCAGGGCCGTGAGGTTCTTAAGCTGCTCTTTGTACCTGAGAAGGGCATACTCTTTATGATAGACGATGCTCCGATGCTCGTTCTCGATGTCCAGCTTCACGAGGCGGAGCTGGTCGCGCGCTGCCTGTCTCGTCGTCCTGCTCATCGTCTCCGTCACTTCCACTACGGTAAAAGCCATAATCGCGGCGGAAGACACGGTAAGGATAGTGATGATGAGGAGGAGTAGTTTTGAACGGAAGGAAGTAAGCATCGACGCCTTCAGATTAATGTTCAAAATGGAGGAAGAGGAGGTTCATGTCGTCCCTCTTTTCCTGGCGCACCGCATCCGTGTATTGGCGGATCATGTAACCTGACAGCTTCGTGGAAGCCGCAGCTTCCCGTTTCAACTCCTCCTTTGAAGGCCGGGATAAGGCAAGCTCCAGGGGTTCACCACGATAGGAAATCGTCATATCGAGCTTGAATTCATCAAACTCCGCCTTCACCTTCACCTTCCCTTCCTTCACCTCGACAAGGGAGGCTCCTTCAAGAAACTCGTTCAAGGCGGAGGCAGCGCTGTGAATCACTTCCGGACGGGCGCCCCAGCTTCTCCCCTGATGCTCCATAAATTCGAATATTTTCTCCGAGGAATCAGTTGCCACATTCAGCTCCAGTACCGCCTGTCGTGAAATGCCGATCCTCAGAAGCAGGTTGAGGAGAATTGCGGCCATCGTGGCGAGAGAGAGGGAGGAGGCGAATACGGGCTTTACCCATGGATGGACGTTTCGATAAAGCTCCGGCGCCATATCGGCGCTTAAGCCGAAGATGATCGAGGCGCCGACCACGAAGGTCTTGCGGGCATCCATCATTCTTGACATCATGATTTGAAATCCCGCCACGATCATGAAACTGACGGCAAAAATGAGCGTTGCTCCGATTACGGGTTTGGGCATTATGAGGAATAGCTCCGCCAGTTTCGGGAAGAAGGCGAGGGATATGAAAATAGCGCCCACCGCAAAGGCCACCACGCGGCTCGTCGCTCCGGTTGCCACCGAAAGGCCCACATTGGACGACGAAGTCGATTGTCCGTAGCCTCCTATAATTCCCGGTATCACCCCGCCCAGCCCGTCAGCAAGGATACCTCGTGAAACCGCGTTCATATCCGGTCTCCTCCAGTCACTGTCGTTGATCTTCTGGCACGTCACCAGGTCCCCCACTGTTTTGAAGGTCGAACAAAGGGTGGCCACCGTGAAAGGTATTACAAGAGAAAAATCAAAGGCCCAGCTTATTTTATCCGGCCGGGGAAGGGCGAAGACAGGGGCGGAGCGTATCTTTTCCAGGTCATCCGCGGTAATAATGCCCAGAAGCGCGGAGATCCCGTACCCGACGACCATTCCTACAAGGGTACAGTAAAGCTTTAACTTACCCCTGCTCCACACGCTCAACGCAATGATTGCAAAAAAAGTGACGAGGCCGGTACTGATCTCTGCCGGGCGAAGAGAAAGGTCTCCCGCCTCATAGCCGAAAAAATTCTTCACCGAGATAGGGATCACCACTATCCCCACCATTGCAACGACCACGCCCGTGACTTCTGAGGGGAAGAGCACCCTCAGCCGGTGTATGACCCGCGAAAACAGGCACTCGATGATGCCGGCCACGGCCGTCATACCGAAAAGAAGGGGCAATCCTCCCGTGGCTGCGGCAATCTTTGACGCGTCAAAATAGGAAGGTCCGCACACGGAAGGACAAAGATAGCCCGATCCCACGGGTCCCTTCGTAAAGGCCTGAAGGACCGTTGCCGCTCCCCCCGCAATCATGGAAAGACTAATGAAGCCCCTCGCCCAATCAGGGCTTATCGAGCTTCCCAGTTGTCGCACTATAAGCACGGGAAAAATAAGGGCGATAAACAGGACGAACACATGCTGCAAACCCAATATAAGGGTCGTAAAAACTGGCGGCCTGTCATCCACGCCATAGATCAGGTTAGTCGGTTTTTTGGCCATAAAGGGTCTTGTTCTACTCTTACCACTATCAAAAACTTTTTGTCAATGAATCAGGAAGGCTCATCCCTCTACCTCCCACAGAAATTCGGATAGACGGGGGAGTCTCGCGGTATTGCCTTTACAATCTTCGCGAGGCTCATTATCATAATGTAAGGCAATATTTCTTACGTTCATTTAAAGGCCTCCGGAACGGGACACATGGATATTAAGGTCGGTATCAGCGAAGCAATCGGAATGAGGGACAACATGGAAGACCACCACGCGGTCCATGGAGGGCCCGATCTTCCTCTTTTCAGTGCCGAAGTCTATGACGGTCATCTCGGCAGGGAGGCCGCCCGCCTCGCTTCGGAGATGCTTACCCCCCATTTTCTGAACCGATGGTACGAGGAACAGGAGAAGCCTGCCTTCGATCGCCTCAACGAAATTCTTTTACTGCGAGAGGCATATAACGCCGTGGATGAGTACATCATCCATGAGGGTATCCAGGGGGGGACCGCCGCAGCCACCCTTCTTCTCATGGGAGAGAGGTTCTTAGCCGCCAACGCCGGAGATTCAAGGGTAATAATAGGCACCGGATCAGGCGTTGAGACTCTGACCCTCGATCACAAGCCGGACTTGCCCGAAGAAAGGGAAAGGATAGAATCACTCGGCGGGGTAATCACCCATCTCGGGACACCGCGTGTAATGGGTTTTCTCGCGATGACCCGGGCCCTTGGGGATAGGGATCTCAAGCCTTTCGTCACCTCCGAGCCGCGCATCGTCTCCGGCCTCCTGGGCAGAGAGAACGATTATGCCGTTCTGGCATGCGACGGCGTGTGGGATGTTCTTACTCCGGAGATAGTGATTGCAGTCATCCGGGAGGCCCGGGAAGCCCAGAAGGGAGCCGATGCCATAAAGGACAGGGCGATACGGGAGGGGAGCATGGATAATGTTACGGTCCTGGTCCTTGACCTCAAGGCCCACACGGCCCGAATGACCAGAGAACGGATGGAGGTCCGGACGGTCCTGGACATGGCACTCCCTCACGACCCCGAAGATGGACTGATGTGAGATAAACTGCCCTTACAGGGCCGACTATGGTATTATATCGCATGTTATCCATGATTTACGTATACTTTTCAAAAAATGTTCATTTTACACCGACATCTCTTCTTTTAAAGGCAAAGGGCGTCTTTCCTTTACGACAGAGGAAGACGATGGGGCCGAATAGGGGTATCTCTTTTTGCGGAAGCTTCCTGTGGCTCCTTTCATGCCTTTCCCTCATTACCTTCGCCTCTTCACCCGCTCATGGTTCGTCCCTCTGGGGCGCCGTCGGAAATTCCGTAGAGGGCGGCGGAGCGCTGGTGGGAAAAAACTATGACGGGCAACCGGTGCATTGCGAATTTCGCATGGTAATTCCCAGGGAGGGCATTCCCTACCTGGGCCTTTTTCCGCTCCATACCAAGAAAGGCCAGGGGCCGGTAGCGGGAATAAACGAAAAGGGTCTTGCCGTGGTAAGCGCTGCCCCCGAGACCATCTCGGACTCCAGGATGAACCCTTCGGCAGAACGGATTACGGAAGCATTACTTACCGGATACGAAACGGTCGATGCCCTTCTGTCTGCGCCCCTCGCGTTCAAGAAAGGCTTTCCCATCTTTTATCTCATCGCGGATCGGCACAAAATTGCGCTGGCCGAAATTCCTCCCCAGGGGGACGCCTTGATAAGGACTGCAGAAAACGGAACTCTCTTCCATACCAATCATTATATTCAACAAAAATTCATCGATTTTAATAAAAAAATGAGGAAGAACAGCGAACTAAGGCTTGAGCGGCTCGCAGGCGCGTTCACCGGCCTTGCCGGCCCCCTGACCATGGACACTTTCATAGGCATAAGTAAAGATAGAGGCACCGGTACGGAAGATGCCATACTGAGGTTCGGCGGACCCCCAGGCTCCGAGCGGACCCTCGCCTCCTGGATCTTATCGCTGCCGAAAGCAGCCCCTCCAGAACTGCATGTCGGCTTCTTCGGCGCCGACGAGACGGAAAGGGAATACGACCTGAGGCTCGACCGCTCCTTCTGGAGCGAGGCGGTGGAATAAGGCGTGTAATGCGTGTAATGCGTAAATCTGTGTGAGGCGGAAAGATGGAACCTTGTCGAACGAAACAATACCGCGGCCCCAACTCGCACGGCGAGCGAGACCAACAGTAGGCGCCTGAGGCGGGGGGAGGCTCGGCGGGCTTTTGCCCGTCGAGGGGGCGACGTGAGCCCCAATAAAAAGTTCGTGTGAGGCGTGTGAGGCGGGAAGACATAAACATGAGGGCGACGCGAGGCTGAATAATTGTCCCCCATAATGGAATAGGATGGAAAAAAACGACAGAACTTCTTATATAGAAAACCTCGATGATCCTTCACGATTGAGGGAGATTTATCTCGGCCTGGCCCCGGAGGGACGGAAAGAGATGGTGACGGGCCTCGCGTCGGTGCGGGACGAGAGAGCTGGGATATGTTTTATTGCCCTCCTCGCCGGTGAGACGGATAAGGAGCTTCAAAAGCTTATCAGAAAGGCGCTTTTCAGGCTCAAGACCGTGGGGATCAGAGTGGAAGAGCCGAGACCCGCCGGGGAACCGGCATTAAAGGCCATAGAAGATAAAAAAGAGCACAAGGCTTTTATGTCGAATTACGATCAGGAAAACACCCGGATAGTAATTCTCGCCTTTGAGGTAAAGAAAAATTACTATATCTTCGTGAATGCCATGCTCCACTTATATGATGGCCTCACCGACCTGAAACTCGCGCCCCTTGCCCGTTCCGAATTCGAGGCGATTATTGCCGAGTATCGGGACGCAACAGACAGGCTCAGCGTCCTCGTGGAGATTTCTCCCGCCTATGCCGCCTGTCTCATCGGAGAAGGAGAGGCTCTTTCCCATCGTCACGAGGAAGACGTGAGACAGATAAAGCAGTTCGCTTTGAACCTCAAAACAGGGGTGCAGAGGCCCAGGGACCTCTATGAGTTGCAGATCCCGGACGACATCACGCCGCTGCCCGTGAGCGAGGTCCTGTCGGACGACCTGTTCCACTCTTTCTCTCTGGCATGGGATACGATGGAGGCAGACAAAGAGGTCCTCGCCTCCGCCACAGGATCGAATATCCTCCTGCCGCCCCAGGTGATGACGGAGAAATTGGAGACCTTTCTGACGGAACTCATTGAAACAGAGCCATTGAAGGCGAAGCTCCCGTTCCTGACAAGGCTTATAGAAGATTATGCATATATTTATTATTTATCCGGGAGGTATGACTCTTTTATGACCCTCATGGAATTATTGAAACATGAGAAAGGACCCCGGGGCGCTCTCGCTTTTTTTATAAGTAAAACCCTTGAATCAAAAGAGAACCGGGCTGAGCCCCGGCAGGAGCTCATCGTGAACCCCTATGAGTAAATTTATCGTCAGAGATACGTTCTTTAATAAAGCGAAAAAGGATGGTTACCGGGCCCGAAGTGTCTATAAGCTCAAGGAGATTCAGGATAAGTTCACCCTTATCAGACCCGGGGACAGGGTTCTGGATCTCGGATGCGCGCCGGGAAGCTTCCTCCAGATCATTTCAAAATTGACCGGAGAGGGCGGTCGGGTCGTGGGTATCGATATACTTCCCGTCGCTCCCCTGCCCGAGAAGAATATCACCGTCCTCACCCTTGACATCAGGTCTATTGACGCCCGGACGCTCCTCGAAGACCTCTCGATCCCTCACTACGATGTGGTTACTTGCGACATCGCACCCAATATGTCGGGTATCCGGGAGGTAGATGACCGGAACGTGGATGAACTGTTCGAGGCTGTTCTGAAGGTCGTGAGCGCCTGCCTTAAAAGAGGAGGGAACTTTCTCATCAAATCTTTCTTCTCGGACTCGCTCAAGGGAGCGGATAAAACACTGAAGGAGATGTTCAGGAAAGTCGCAATCTTTAAACCGGCGGCATCAAGAAGGGTAAGCTCGGAGATGTACTTTATCTGTACGGGAAAAAAATAGAATTTATTTGCTAACCCGGGACAGGCGTTATGCCCCAGATGCGCTCCGCATATTCACGCACCGCCCTGTCGCTCGAGAATTTCCCGCTTCGGGCGACATTGAGAATGGCTTTTCTCGTCCAGAGGGTCTTGTCGCGGTAGGTGCTGCTCACCTTCTCCTGACATTCCACGTAGGAGGCATAATCGGCAAGCACGAAATAAGGATCGCTCCGAAGGAGCGGATCGATCACGGGACGGAACAGGTCGGGTGAGCCCGGCGAGAAATAGCCCCCGGAAATCTGATCTATGGCTTTCTTGAGTTCCCGGTTCTCTTCATAATACCTTCCGGGACTGTAAGAAGAGCGCAGCCTCACAAGCTCGTCGGTCTTATGGCCGAAGAGAAAGAAATTTTCTTCCCCCACCTCTTCCCTGATCTCCACATTTGCCCCATCAAGAGTGCCGATGGTCAAAGCGCCGTTAAGGGTATATTTCATATTACCCGTTCCGGAGGCCTCATACCCTGCCGTAGAGATCTGCTCGGATAATTCGGCGGCAGGCATGATGCGCTGGGCAAGACTCACATCATAATTAGGGACAAAGACAAGGGCCAGTTTTTCCCGTACCAGGGGGTCCGCATCGATTGCCGCTTCAAGGCTGTGAATGAGTTTAATGATAAGTTTGCAAATGTAGTATCCGGGCGCCGACTTACCGGCAAAGAGAATCGTGCGCGGCGGGAACGCCTTCGTCACCTTTCCTTCACGAATCCGGTTATAAAGGGTGATTACATGGAGGACATTGAGGAGCTGCCGTTTATACTCATGGAACCTTTTGGTCTGGCAATCGAGAAAATAGTCGGAAGGAAAGGAAAGCCAGTACGCCTTATAGACATAATCGGCAAGGGCCACCTTATTCATCTCTTTTATACGGGAGAACTTGTTGCAGAATTCGCGATCCTCTGCTAGAGGCTCTATCTTCCTCAGCTCTTCGAGATCGGTAATCCACCGGTCTCCGATCGCTTCGGTGATAAGGTCGGCGAGGTGAGGGTTTGCCTGGAGAAGCCAGCGTCTGGGCGTGATGCCGTTCGTGACATTTTCGAAATTCTCAGGCATGAGGTCGTAAAAATCATTAAATACGGATTTTTTGAGGATGTCCGTGTGCAGCTCCGAAACCCCGTTGACCGCATGGCTTCCCACCATCGCAAGCCGGGCCATGTGGATGACCTGCTCTCCTGCCCCTGTAAGAATCGACATCCTCTCTTTTTTTCCCCCATCTTCCGGAAACCGGTCGCTCACCTGGACGAGGAATCTCCTGTCGATCTCTTTTATGATCTGGAGGTGACGGGGAAGAAGATTTCCAAAAATACCCTCCGACCACGTTTCAAGGGCTTCGGGCAGGACTGTGTGATTCGTATAGGCTAAAGTCTTTTTCGTGATCGCCCATGCATCTTCCCAGAGAATCCCACCCTCGTCAACCAAAAGTCGCATCAACTCCGCTACCGCGATCGCGGGATGGGTATCGTTGAGCTGGACCGCTACCTTATCGGGAAATTGTGTATAGGTCTGGCGGGACTTCCGGTACCTTCTTATGATATCCTGCAATGTTGCACAGACGAAGAAATACTGCTGCTTCAGCCTCAGCTCTTTACCGGCAATGTTCTGATCGTTAGGATAGAGGACCTTGGAGACATTCTCGCTCCGGTCCTTGTCCTCCACGGCTTTTAAATAGTCTCCGCTATTGAAGTAATCAAGATCGAAATCCCTGGTTGACTTGGCGGCCCAGAGACGAAGGGTATTCACCGTCTCGTTCATGAACCCGGGGACCGGATAATCATAGGCCATGGCCATGATCTCTTCGCCCCCCGCCCATTTCATCCGGTACTTTCCTCCACCTGATGCCGCGGTGCGTATTTTTCCATAAAAGCGTACGGTGTAGAGCAGCTCCGGCCTCGGAAATTCCCAATGATTCCCATATCTTAGCCAGCTATCTGGCGCCTCCACCTGAAAGCCGTCCTTGATCTGCTGAAAGAAGATCCCGTACTCGTAGCGTATGCCGTACCCATAGGCCGGATATTGAAGAGTGGCCAGGGAATCGATGTAACACGCAGCCAGACGGCCCAATCCGCCGTTACCCAACCCTGCGTCAGGCTCATATTCCATGGCCTCCTCGAAAGAGAGGCCGAGGAGATCCATCGTTTTACCGTATTCTTTTGAAAGACCGAGATTGAGGACATAGTTTCTCAGAAGCCTGCCCAGAAGAAACTCCAAAGAGAGATAATAGACCCTTTTTGCATCGGCATCGTAATATCTCTGTTGCGTTCTGATCCATCGCCTGACAAGAGGGTCCCTTACCGACAGGACAATGGAATGAAACTTGTCCCTTTCGGTGGCGGAATACATATCCTTACCAAGATCGAGTGTGAGGTGGCGTACTAATGATTGTTCTATGCTGTTCCTATCCCCTGCCATCAGGAGAAGGCCCCCCTTCCGCGTGACATGGCTTATGATATCATGGCGGACCTATTGTTGCAAGAGTGGCCGTTCTTTCTAAAGACCCCGGGCCGATCTTGCCCGGGGTGGAGTTCTTGTCCGTTAATCCAGCGAGTGGGTCATTTCAGTATGACTTGCCTCCTTACCGACTATTGCCACCGTGCTCGCCTGGGGTCCTTTATCTCCCATCTCCTCGCGGTACCGTACTTCCATACCTACCTTCAGACGTCCGAATCCGTCATTAAGAACGCTGTTTTTGTTGAAATAGAGCTCATTTCCATCGAAAGACTCCAGAAATCCATAGCCCTCCTCGGGAAACAGCCGGACGACCTTTGCAT from Syntrophorhabdaceae bacterium includes these protein-coding regions:
- a CDS encoding cache domain-containing protein, whose product is MLTSFRSKLLLLIITILTVSSAAIMAFTVVEVTETMSRTTRQAARDQLRLVKLDIENEHRSIVYHKEYALLRYKEQLKNLTALALTHIDGYYALYRAGSLTEGEAKRLAAESLRNFKFGNNDYFFVYDLKGMNISHPDPALYGKDLSLFRDVKGKYAVRDIIRTALTKGSGFDSFWYIRLGEKEPAEKLSYVELYKKWNWVVGTGVYIDDITRDMNMKIERVVKGLEETMGRMRIGQTGYFFLFNGQKKMLLHPALKGKEAAQVNDPARVILHYDELIKASKNPGLPLIYLWDKPSGHEGDFRFLKEAYVDYFPPLDWYVAASVYRDEIDRPARVLVGWQIVFTVTGPYCKLYYDPFPGKENDGKSQSPRLLCATTLLYGFHRHP
- a CDS encoding STAS domain-containing protein, with translation MEITEYTKGDVVILTVRGRLDALTSPQLDQWCATLLERGVRFLLLDIHGLEYMSSAGIRVLYRTLGEIEGKKGNLVIANAGETIKKVFDMVDLASDIPLYGDLETALKGLRPEGP
- a CDS encoding carcinine hydrolase/isopenicillin-N N-acyltransferase family protein, encoding MGPNRGISFCGSFLWLLSCLSLITFASSPAHGSSLWGAVGNSVEGGGALVGKNYDGQPVHCEFRMVIPREGIPYLGLFPLHTKKGQGPVAGINEKGLAVVSAAPETISDSRMNPSAERITEALLTGYETVDALLSAPLAFKKGFPIFYLIADRHKIALAEIPPQGDALIRTAENGTLFHTNHYIQQKFIDFNKKMRKNSELRLERLAGAFTGLAGPLTMDTFIGISKDRGTGTEDAILRFGGPPGSERTLASWILSLPKAAPPELHVGFFGADETEREYDLRLDRSFWSEAVE
- a CDS encoding PP2C family protein-serine/threonine phosphatase, producing the protein MDIKVGISEAIGMRDNMEDHHAVHGGPDLPLFSAEVYDGHLGREAARLASEMLTPHFLNRWYEEQEKPAFDRLNEILLLREAYNAVDEYIIHEGIQGGTAAATLLLMGERFLAANAGDSRVIIGTGSGVETLTLDHKPDLPEERERIESLGGVITHLGTPRVMGFLAMTRALGDRDLKPFVTSEPRIVSGLLGRENDYAVLACDGVWDVLTPEIVIAVIREAREAQKGADAIKDRAIREGSMDNVTVLVLDLKAHTARMTRERMEVRTVLDMALPHDPEDGLM
- a CDS encoding glycogen/starch/alpha-glucan phosphorylase is translated as MAGDRNSIEQSLVRHLTLDLGKDMYSATERDKFHSIVLSVRDPLVRRWIRTQQRYYDADAKRVYYLSLEFLLGRLLRNYVLNLGLSKEYGKTMDLLGLSFEEAMEYEPDAGLGNGGLGRLAACYIDSLATLQYPAYGYGIRYEYGIFFQQIKDGFQVEAPDSWLRYGNHWEFPRPELLYTVRFYGKIRTAASGGGKYRMKWAGGEEIMAMAYDYPVPGFMNETVNTLRLWAAKSTRDFDLDYFNSGDYLKAVEDKDRSENVSKVLYPNDQNIAGKELRLKQQYFFVCATLQDIIRRYRKSRQTYTQFPDKVAVQLNDTHPAIAVAELMRLLVDEGGILWEDAWAITKKTLAYTNHTVLPEALETWSEGIFGNLLPRHLQIIKEIDRRFLVQVSDRFPEDGGKKERMSILTGAGEQVIHMARLAMVGSHAVNGVSELHTDILKKSVFNDFYDLMPENFENVTNGITPRRWLLQANPHLADLITEAIGDRWITDLEELRKIEPLAEDREFCNKFSRIKEMNKVALADYVYKAYWLSFPSDYFLDCQTKRFHEYKRQLLNVLHVITLYNRIREGKVTKAFPPRTILFAGKSAPGYYICKLIIKLIHSLEAAIDADPLVREKLALVFVPNYDVSLAQRIMPAAELSEQISTAGYEASGTGNMKYTLNGALTIGTLDGANVEIREEVGEENFFLFGHKTDELVRLRSSYSPGRYYEENRELKKAIDQISGGYFSPGSPDLFRPVIDPLLRSDPYFVLADYASYVECQEKVSSTYRDKTLWTRKAILNVARSGKFSSDRAVREYAERIWGITPVPG
- a CDS encoding RlmE family RNA methyltransferase — its product is MSKFIVRDTFFNKAKKDGYRARSVYKLKEIQDKFTLIRPGDRVLDLGCAPGSFLQIISKLTGEGGRVVGIDILPVAPLPEKNITVLTLDIRSIDARTLLEDLSIPHYDVVTCDIAPNMSGIREVDDRNVDELFEAVLKVVSACLKRGGNFLIKSFFSDSLKGADKTLKEMFRKVAIFKPAASRRVSSEMYFICTGKK
- a CDS encoding solute carrier family 23 protein, translating into MAKKPTNLIYGVDDRPPVFTTLILGLQHVFVLFIALIFPVLIVRQLGSSISPDWARGFISLSMIAGGAATVLQAFTKGPVGSGYLCPSVCGPSYFDASKIAAATGGLPLLFGMTAVAGIIECLFSRVIHRLRVLFPSEVTGVVVAMVGIVVIPISVKNFFGYEAGDLSLRPAEISTGLVTFFAIIALSVWSRGKLKLYCTLVGMVVGYGISALLGIITADDLEKIRSAPVFALPRPDKISWAFDFSLVIPFTVATLCSTFKTVGDLVTCQKINDSDWRRPDMNAVSRGILADGLGGVIPGIIGGYGQSTSSSNVGLSVATGATSRVVAFAVGAIFISLAFFPKLAELFLIMPKPVIGATLIFAVSFMIVAGFQIMMSRMMDARKTFVVGASIIFGLSADMAPELYRNVHPWVKPVFASSLSLATMAAILLNLLLRIGISRQAVLELNVATDSSEKIFEFMEHQGRSWGARPEVIHSAASALNEFLEGASLVEVKEGKVKVKAEFDEFKLDMTISYRGEPLELALSRPSKEELKREAAASTKLSGYMIRQYTDAVRQEKRDDMNLLFLHFEH
- a CDS encoding PP2C family protein-serine/threonine phosphatase; the protein is MTGSLNLLAFYARQLSYTDFTDIHEAGARIKAIAMKSKDEVSRLAKALAFMTGSLTSHIEKLKEATAAKEKIESELKIAHDIQMSMVPHPPELARHDFELAAHLEPAKEVGGDFYDFFFTGSRHLWIVIGDVSGKGVPAALCMARGKTAIRLLAAGGQGVQSPSEILSKANVELCRENDQVMFITVFLAVLDMETGELRYSNAGHNPPYLINAAGTATRVDVRPGRPLGVRPAASFCDEFLVLPRGGLCFAYTDGVTEAMDPEGALFGEEGLAFALEGGGATSPREHIMHVLAALRRHAAGAVQSDDITILSVRFLGPAT